From Prionailurus bengalensis isolate Pbe53 chromosome F2, Fcat_Pben_1.1_paternal_pri, whole genome shotgun sequence, one genomic window encodes:
- the CRH gene encoding corticoliberin, producing MRLPLLLSAGVLLVAFLPCPPCRALLSRGPIPRARQAPQQPQPLDFSQLPPQPQQPQQPQARPILLRMGEEYFLRLGNLNKSPAAPLLPASSPVSGGSGSHLSPDEAAANFFRALLQQLPLPRRPLPLDSPAGPAEHGAENALGSRQETLERQRRSEEPPISLDLTFHLLREVLEMARAEQLAQQAHSNRKLMEIIGK from the coding sequence ATGCGGCTGCCGCTTCTCTTGTCCGCGGGCGTCCTGCTGGTGGCTTTCCTGCCCTGCCCGCCATGCAGGGCCCTCCTCAGCCGGGGACCCATCCCGCGCGCCCGGCAGGCCCCtcagcagccccagcccctggatTTCTCCCAGCTGCCGCCGCAGCCCCAGCAGCCCCAACAGCCACAGGCTCGGCCCATCCTGCTCCGCATGGGAGAGGAATATTTCCTCCGCCTGGGTAACCTCAACAAGAGCCCCGCTGCTCCCCTCTTGCCCGCCTCTTCACCTGTCTCTGGCGGCAGCGGCAGCCACCTTTCACCGGACGAAGCGGCCGCCAACTTTTTCCGAGCGTTGCTGCAGCAGCTGCCGCTGCCCCGGCGCCCGCTCCCGCTCGACAGCCCCGCAGGTCCGGCTGAGCACGGAGCCGAGAACGCCCTCGGCAGCCGCCAGGAGACACTCGAGAGGCAGAGGCGATCCGAGGAACCTCCCATCTCGCTGGATCTCACCTTCCACCTCCTCCGAGAAGTCTTGGAAATGGCCAGGGCTGAGCAGTTAGCGCAGCAAGCTCACAGCAACAGGAAACTGATGGAGATTATTGGGAAATAA